One window from the genome of Serinibacter salmoneus encodes:
- a CDS encoding nitroreductase family protein: MGRTLFDRANGYREALMDAVRFARFSGPPDSAVPNELDDTALETQLVKDYHRVEKGLSLREPKRPFGAAVEARLARLLPAGLQSDSSHAAAAAGHGVIALDALRQWNDESRVSDEVAPVPAPFAGESPATVSQRFTSRRSVRDYDLSRVVPSDVLDAALDCFQSAPSVCNRQAARLHLYRDRGMIERLLELQGGGSGFSRDVPYVAVLTARLSLFSGAGERNQAWIDGSLAGMAFVSGLHEMGVSSCMLNWSKRNVHSAKLRNLTDIPEEEEIMCLIAFGYAREGARVARSPRRRRDDVVVSWR; the protein is encoded by the coding sequence ATGGGCCGTACGCTCTTCGATCGCGCCAACGGCTACCGTGAGGCGCTGATGGACGCCGTGAGATTCGCACGCTTCTCGGGTCCGCCGGACTCCGCTGTGCCGAACGAACTCGATGACACTGCTCTCGAGACCCAGCTGGTGAAGGACTATCACCGAGTAGAGAAGGGTTTGAGCCTGCGCGAGCCGAAGCGACCGTTCGGCGCGGCGGTGGAGGCGAGGTTGGCGAGGCTCTTGCCGGCTGGGCTTCAGAGTGACTCGTCTCATGCTGCCGCCGCAGCCGGGCACGGCGTGATTGCCCTCGATGCCCTCCGGCAGTGGAACGACGAGTCCAGAGTCTCGGACGAAGTCGCCCCGGTTCCCGCCCCGTTCGCGGGAGAGTCTCCGGCGACAGTCAGCCAGAGGTTCACTTCACGCCGGAGCGTGCGTGACTACGATCTCTCACGTGTGGTCCCGAGCGATGTGCTCGATGCCGCTCTGGACTGCTTCCAGTCAGCACCGTCGGTGTGCAATCGCCAGGCCGCACGTCTGCACCTCTACCGAGACCGTGGCATGATCGAGCGGCTCCTTGAGCTCCAGGGTGGTGGCTCAGGATTCTCCCGCGACGTTCCGTACGTCGCTGTGCTGACAGCTCGACTGTCGCTGTTCTCTGGTGCAGGCGAGCGCAACCAGGCGTGGATCGACGGATCACTCGCTGGAATGGCGTTTGTTTCCGGACTGCACGAAATGGGTGTGTCGAGTTGTATGCTTAACTGGTCGAAGCGGAACGTGCACTCCGCGAAATTGCGGAACTTGACTGACATCCCTGAGGAGGAGGAGATCATGTGTCTCATCGCCTTCGGGTACGCGCGGGAAGGTGCTCGAGTGGCGCGATCGCCTCGGCGGCGCCGCGATGACGTGGTGGTCTCCTGGAGATAG